The Leucobacter rhizosphaerae genome includes a region encoding these proteins:
- a CDS encoding pyridoxal phosphate-dependent decarboxylase family protein, giving the protein MTPAEVLAELRELRELDAPTHGGRVLAYVYDSGLDELDALASAAAEIARPLNGLDPTTFPSIAAMERDVVAFTRRALHGGTRPLGRRIVGSVTSGGTESCLLAVKTARDLWRAQHPERAEQRPRLVAPATAHAAFQKAARVLDVEWDPVPCEPDGSVRADEVIRRLRSDVALVVVSAPAYPSGALDPVREVSSAAAARGILCHVDACFGGFALPWWPGLPAWDFRLPGVTSISADLHKFGYAPKGVSVLLHRGRDRHRTQFFATTQWPGYPVVNPTLLGSRSASPLAAAWAIIRYLGTAGYADLTAACIRATEDIAHAVAPIPGLAVQGLPVGPALSLIADPSVPPAQQVDPHHLADAVARSGFKIQHQPGLRQPNGTRLPHSAHLTITPVTERSMPELIGALTRAADAVRGTPQADPRLELAALRALGYGSGTRVPGPAMAWTILQLAGAGGAAKGRSLPGRLAPLMALVERLPAPVAEALLTELLARVSEP; this is encoded by the coding sequence GTGACCCCCGCGGAGGTCCTCGCGGAACTGCGCGAGCTCCGCGAGCTCGACGCGCCGACCCACGGCGGCCGCGTGCTCGCCTACGTGTACGACTCCGGCCTCGACGAGCTCGACGCGCTCGCCTCCGCCGCGGCGGAGATCGCCCGCCCCCTCAACGGACTGGACCCCACCACTTTCCCGTCGATCGCCGCAATGGAGCGCGACGTCGTGGCCTTCACCCGGCGGGCGCTGCACGGCGGCACACGGCCGCTCGGGCGTCGGATCGTCGGGAGCGTGACCAGCGGCGGTACCGAGAGCTGCCTGCTGGCGGTCAAGACGGCTCGGGATCTGTGGCGGGCGCAGCACCCCGAGCGCGCGGAGCAGCGCCCCCGGCTCGTGGCCCCGGCGACCGCGCACGCCGCCTTCCAGAAGGCAGCACGGGTGCTCGACGTCGAGTGGGACCCCGTGCCCTGCGAACCCGACGGCTCGGTCCGGGCAGACGAGGTGATCCGCCGGCTGCGCTCCGACGTCGCCCTCGTCGTCGTCTCCGCGCCGGCCTACCCGAGCGGGGCGCTCGATCCGGTGCGGGAGGTCTCGTCGGCGGCCGCGGCCCGCGGCATCCTCTGCCACGTGGACGCCTGCTTCGGCGGCTTCGCTCTGCCCTGGTGGCCCGGGCTCCCCGCGTGGGACTTCCGTCTGCCGGGCGTGACCAGCATCTCGGCCGACCTGCACAAGTTCGGCTACGCCCCGAAGGGTGTCTCGGTCCTGCTGCACCGCGGCCGTGACCGTCACCGCACGCAGTTCTTCGCCACGACGCAGTGGCCCGGCTATCCCGTGGTGAACCCGACGCTGCTGGGATCCCGCTCGGCATCCCCACTCGCCGCGGCCTGGGCCATCATCCGCTACCTCGGCACGGCGGGCTACGCGGACCTGACGGCCGCATGCATCCGCGCCACCGAAGACATCGCGCACGCGGTCGCGCCGATCCCGGGCCTCGCCGTGCAGGGGCTCCCCGTCGGCCCCGCGCTCTCCCTGATCGCGGACCCGTCGGTGCCGCCCGCGCAGCAGGTGGATCCGCACCACCTGGCCGACGCGGTCGCTCGGAGCGGCTTCAAGATCCAGCACCAGCCGGGGCTCCGCCAGCCGAACGGCACGCGCCTCCCCCACAGCGCCCACCTCACCATCACCCCGGTGACGGAGCGCTCGATGCCCGAGCTCATCGGTGCGCTCACCCGGGCCGCCGATGCGGTGCGCGGCACGCCGCAGGCTGATCCTCGGCTCGAACTGGCAGCACTCCGCGCGCTCGGCTACGGCTCGGGGACGCGCGTTCCCGGCCCGGCGATGGCCTGGACGATCCTGCAGCTTGCGGGCGCGGGCGGTGCCGCGAAGGGGCGGTCGCTCCCGGGTCGACTCGCACCGCTCATGGCGCTGGTCGAGCGTCTGCCCGCGCCGGTGGCAGAGGCGCTGCTCACAGAACTCTTGGCGCGCGTCTCCGAACCATAG